A window from Halomicrobium urmianum encodes these proteins:
- the thsA gene encoding thermosome subunit alpha: MGGQPLFILNEDTERTQGKDAQSSNISAGKAVSESVRTTLGPRGMDKMLVSDSGDVVITNDGATILDEMDIEHPAAQMIVEVADTQEEEVGDGTTTASVLAGQLLAQAEDLLDDDVHPTTIVEGYHEASQLAREAIEGEVLDDELDDETLVSVAESSMTGKGTGDVAASRLAETVVDAVRQAQNESGVVRDNVAVRTQTGAASSATELVEGVIFEEDPAHDNMPTSVEDANIAVVDADLEVRESNIDAEYNVSSVDQFNAALDAEEEELRGYAQDLIDTGADVAFVTGNIEDLVASELAKAGMLAFASVGDDDVAAVVDSTGASRVGSVEALESGDLGHTDDVSIEKFGDGDELVFVQGGDTSETVTVFARGGTEHVADELERALQDALDVVTAALDEGGVVPGAGATEIAVADYIRDEAASIEGRKQLAVEAFADAVDVLPRTLAENTGMDPIDALVDLRSRYESEGRAGIISEGQTGVIDDPVDYGVLDPAAVKHEAVESATEAATMIARIDDVISAE, encoded by the coding sequence ATGGGGGGACAGCCCCTCTTCATTCTCAACGAAGATACGGAGCGTACGCAAGGTAAGGACGCACAGAGTTCGAACATTTCCGCAGGGAAGGCCGTCAGCGAGTCCGTACGGACGACGCTGGGCCCGCGAGGGATGGACAAGATGCTCGTCTCCGACTCGGGCGACGTCGTCATCACGAACGACGGCGCCACCATCCTCGACGAGATGGACATCGAGCACCCCGCGGCCCAGATGATCGTCGAGGTCGCCGACACCCAGGAGGAGGAGGTCGGCGACGGCACGACGACGGCCTCCGTCCTCGCCGGCCAGCTGCTGGCCCAGGCCGAGGACCTGCTGGACGACGACGTCCACCCGACGACAATCGTCGAGGGCTACCACGAGGCCTCCCAGCTGGCCCGCGAGGCCATCGAGGGCGAGGTTCTCGACGACGAGCTGGACGACGAGACGCTCGTCTCCGTCGCCGAGTCCTCCATGACCGGCAAGGGCACGGGCGACGTCGCCGCCAGCCGGCTCGCCGAGACGGTCGTCGACGCCGTCCGCCAGGCCCAGAACGAGTCCGGCGTCGTCCGCGACAACGTCGCCGTCCGGACCCAGACCGGTGCCGCCTCGTCGGCCACGGAACTGGTCGAGGGCGTCATCTTCGAGGAGGACCCTGCCCACGACAACATGCCGACGTCCGTCGAGGACGCCAACATCGCCGTCGTCGACGCCGACCTCGAGGTCCGCGAGAGCAACATCGACGCCGAGTACAACGTCTCCAGCGTCGACCAGTTCAACGCGGCGCTGGACGCCGAGGAGGAGGAGCTGCGCGGCTACGCCCAGGACCTGATCGACACCGGCGCCGACGTCGCCTTCGTCACCGGTAACATCGAGGACCTGGTGGCCTCCGAGCTCGCCAAGGCCGGCATGCTGGCCTTCGCGAGCGTCGGCGACGACGACGTCGCCGCCGTGGTCGACTCGACCGGTGCCAGCCGCGTCGGGTCCGTCGAGGCTCTCGAGTCCGGCGACCTCGGCCACACCGACGATGTCTCCATCGAGAAGTTCGGCGACGGCGACGAGCTCGTCTTCGTCCAGGGCGGCGACACCTCCGAGACGGTGACGGTGTTCGCCCGCGGCGGCACCGAGCACGTCGCCGACGAACTGGAGCGCGCCCTGCAGGACGCGCTCGACGTCGTGACGGCCGCCCTCGACGAGGGCGGCGTCGTCCCCGGCGCCGGCGCCACCGAGATCGCCGTCGCCGACTACATCCGCGACGAAGCGGCCTCCATCGAGGGCCGCAAGCAGCTGGCTGTCGAGGCCTTCGCGGACGCCGTCGACGTCCTGCCGCGCACGCTGGCCGAGAACACCGGCATGGACCCCATCGACGCGCTGGTCGACCTCCGCAGCCGCTACGAGAGCGAGGGCCGCGCAGGCATCATCAGCGAGGGCCAGACGGGCGTCATCGACGACCCCGTCGACTACGGCGTCCTCGACCCCGCTGCGGTCAAGCACGAGGCCGTCGAGTCCGCCACCGAGGCGGCGACGATGATCGCGCGGATCGACGACGTCATCTCCGCTGAGTAA
- a CDS encoding amidohydrolase family protein, which produces MLELEHGFRVVDVHARLEPDEERRPREGIGDPEGLEREMHQAGVVRAVAAPGQRDDGYLKANNAVARMSVGRPLVAFARINGARNPGESAGSRLRNLAASRKGHHTSPEDVEQYAYDDRFAGFTLHPAKDGLPDDEVLDELSETGKPLLVHGGTTFPPEAVERALLDHDFPVIIGHFGAHPLQRDLMHEAIDLLDRHDDCYLDTSTVRYRDPLERAIMEHPDRVLFGSGAPSVHPNVAVMEILTLDVPEDAMKKVFSKNPGRVVEELAP; this is translated from the coding sequence ATGCTGGAGTTGGAACACGGGTTCCGCGTGGTCGACGTCCACGCCCGCCTGGAGCCCGACGAGGAGCGCCGGCCCCGCGAGGGCATCGGGGACCCGGAGGGGCTCGAACGCGAGATGCACCAGGCCGGGGTGGTCCGCGCCGTCGCCGCCCCCGGTCAGCGCGACGACGGCTACCTCAAGGCCAACAACGCGGTCGCGCGGATGAGCGTCGGCCGTCCCCTCGTCGCCTTCGCGCGCATCAACGGCGCTCGCAATCCAGGCGAGAGCGCGGGCTCGCGCCTCCGGAACCTCGCCGCCTCCCGGAAAGGACACCACACCTCGCCAGAGGACGTCGAGCAGTACGCCTACGACGACCGCTTCGCCGGCTTCACTCTCCACCCCGCGAAGGACGGCCTCCCCGACGACGAGGTCCTCGACGAACTCTCCGAGACGGGTAAGCCGCTGCTGGTCCACGGCGGCACGACGTTCCCGCCCGAGGCCGTCGAGCGGGCCCTGCTCGACCACGACTTCCCCGTGATCATCGGTCACTTCGGCGCCCACCCGCTCCAGCGCGACCTCATGCACGAGGCCATCGACCTGCTGGACCGCCACGACGACTGCTACCTCGACACCAGCACCGTCCGTTACCGCGACCCGCTGGAGCGAGCGATCATGGAACACCCCGACCGCGTCCTCTTCGGATCCGGCGCACCCTCCGTCCACCCCAACGTCGCCGTCATGGAGATTCTCACCCTCGACGTCCCCGAGGACGCCATGAAGAAGGTCTTCTCGAAGAACCCCGGGCGCGTCGTCGAGGAGCTGGCGCCCTGA
- a CDS encoding glycosyltransferase family 2 protein — protein sequence MEVSVVVPTLNGREELARCLDALADHVPDAETVVVNGPSSDGTTGMVRERSDVDVLVEISDRSTSAARNAGIDRADGDVVALLDRSYTVEASWFDAVTDGIGDAAVVTGPTHEQLAAGMTTESAENATVVGRDVSFFNPGNVAFERSVLEAMDGFDEYLDAGARDLAHRLAGAGHDVAWNSDMSVRREYGADGGVRETEWGPKYRSLSYRLVKNYGLRPTVVGRVLGSAGRDAVEGLRGVLAGDSDPSEWLGTGRSVTGQIAAGSKDGLVARFRDRSWRRNPNGRSTRADRAVAVYDER from the coding sequence ATGGAAGTGTCCGTGGTCGTCCCGACGCTGAACGGTCGGGAGGAGCTGGCGCGCTGTCTCGACGCGCTCGCCGACCACGTCCCCGACGCCGAGACGGTCGTTGTCAACGGTCCGTCGTCGGACGGCACCACGGGCATGGTGCGGGAGCGCAGCGACGTCGACGTACTCGTCGAGATCTCCGATCGGTCCACCAGCGCGGCCCGCAACGCCGGCATCGACCGCGCGGACGGCGACGTCGTGGCGCTGCTGGACCGTTCGTACACCGTCGAGGCGAGCTGGTTCGACGCCGTGACCGACGGCATCGGCGACGCGGCCGTCGTTACTGGACCGACTCACGAGCAGCTCGCGGCCGGGATGACGACCGAATCCGCCGAGAACGCCACCGTCGTCGGGCGCGACGTGTCCTTCTTCAACCCCGGTAACGTCGCCTTCGAGCGATCCGTCCTGGAGGCGATGGACGGGTTCGACGAGTACCTCGACGCCGGCGCCCGCGACCTGGCCCACCGCCTCGCCGGCGCCGGCCACGACGTGGCCTGGAACAGCGACATGAGCGTCCGCCGCGAGTACGGGGCCGACGGCGGCGTCCGGGAGACGGAGTGGGGGCCGAAGTACCGCTCGCTGTCCTACCGGCTCGTGAAGAACTACGGCCTCCGTCCGACCGTCGTCGGGCGCGTCCTCGGATCGGCCGGCCGGGACGCCGTCGAGGGGCTGCGCGGCGTCCTCGCCGGCGACTCCGACCCCTCCGAGTGGCTCGGAACCGGCCGCTCGGTCACCGGCCAGATCGCCGCGGGCAGCAAGGACGGGCTGGTCGCCCGGTTCAGGGACCGCAGCTGGCGGCGCAACCCCAACGGCCGGTCGACGCGCGCCGACCGCGCCGTCGCCGTCTACGACGAGCGCTGA
- a CDS encoding class I SAM-dependent methyltransferase: MKGQEWYQADDVAQEYEAKRFSRGGQLIDRREKEAVLDAIGPVDGKSVLEVACGTGRFTVMLADRGADVVGLDISGPMLQQGREKARSAGLSDSVEFMRGDAARLPFPDDHFDAVVAMRFFHLADTPAAFLAEMRRVSKKQVFFDTFNRFSTRSLYNWALPMGSRLYSRWEVDRLLDGADLELAGDEHDFVLPYGFYRKIPGSLAAGFRSIDTAIGASPVGDPLASVSYWDARV; encoded by the coding sequence GTGAAAGGGCAGGAGTGGTACCAGGCCGACGACGTCGCCCAAGAGTACGAGGCGAAGCGGTTCTCCCGGGGCGGACAGCTGATCGATCGCCGTGAGAAGGAGGCGGTCCTCGACGCCATCGGCCCCGTCGACGGGAAGTCGGTGCTTGAGGTGGCCTGCGGGACCGGCCGGTTCACCGTCATGCTCGCCGACCGGGGCGCGGACGTCGTCGGGCTGGACATCTCGGGTCCGATGCTCCAGCAGGGCCGCGAGAAGGCCCGCTCGGCCGGCCTGTCCGACAGCGTCGAGTTCATGCGCGGCGACGCCGCCCGCCTGCCGTTCCCCGACGATCACTTCGACGCCGTCGTCGCGATGCGCTTTTTCCACCTCGCGGACACGCCCGCGGCCTTCCTGGCGGAGATGCGTCGCGTCTCGAAGAAACAGGTCTTCTTCGACACCTTCAATCGGTTCTCGACGCGCTCGCTGTACAACTGGGCGCTCCCAATGGGGTCGCGGCTGTACTCCCGCTGGGAGGTCGACCGCCTGCTCGACGGGGCCGACCTGGAGCTGGCCGGCGACGAACACGACTTCGTCCTGCCCTACGGCTTCTACCGAAAGATTCCGGGTAGCCTGGCCGCCGGATTCCGGTCGATCGACACCGCCATCGGGGCCAGCCCCGTGGGCGACCCGCTGGCCTCCGTCTCCTACTGGGACGCGCGCGTCTGA
- a CDS encoding PPOX class F420-dependent oxidoreductase — translation MASIPEEFHELFEKKTFAHVAAMPPDGAPHVTPVWVDYDDEAGHVLVNTVRGRAKERFFSEDPRVGLSMTDPDDPYRFLSVRGEVVELREEGAEEHIDELARRYLDVDEYPNEDENPRVIVAIEPDRVVTS, via the coding sequence ATGGCGTCCATCCCGGAGGAGTTTCACGAACTGTTCGAGAAGAAGACGTTCGCGCACGTCGCGGCGATGCCCCCGGACGGCGCGCCCCACGTGACGCCCGTCTGGGTCGACTACGACGACGAGGCCGGCCACGTCCTCGTCAACACCGTCCGCGGCCGGGCCAAGGAGCGGTTCTTCTCGGAGGATCCGCGGGTCGGACTCAGCATGACCGACCCGGACGACCCCTACCGGTTCCTCTCGGTGCGGGGCGAGGTCGTCGAGCTGCGCGAAGAGGGGGCCGAGGAACACATCGACGAACTGGCCCGGCGCTATCTGGACGTCGACGAGTATCCCAACGAGGACGAGAACCCGCGCGTGATCGTGGCCATCGAACCCGACCGCGTAGTCACGTCTTGA
- a CDS encoding helix-turn-helix domain-containing protein, with protein sequence MSTTSEEAKPSAFAEPEFRERLRELPPSAKLVAKVLESDAPLSQSQLVDQSLLPDRTVRYALNRLEESDLVDSRYSFTDARKQVYYLTD encoded by the coding sequence ATGAGCACGACGAGCGAGGAAGCCAAGCCGTCCGCGTTCGCGGAACCGGAGTTCCGCGAACGGCTCCGCGAGCTCCCGCCGAGCGCGAAGCTCGTGGCCAAGGTACTGGAGAGCGACGCGCCCCTCTCCCAGAGCCAGCTGGTCGACCAGTCGCTGCTGCCCGACCGGACCGTCCGGTACGCGCTGAACCGCCTGGAGGAGTCCGACCTGGTCGACTCCCGGTACAGCTTCACGGACGCGCGCAAGCAGGTGTACTACCTGACCGATTGA
- a CDS encoding MBL fold metallo-hydrolase, translating into MSEDHATIRRVPVETGSPSGATNAYLVGSDPTLLIDPGARSDGFDAALADRTVEHVAATHHHRDHVGALADYARAHDATIWCRAGRADDFAAATGVEPDRTFREGTVIPAADGVEALELPGHSPEHVGFATGGGVLAGDLVVAEGSVAVAAPEGDLRAYCTSLRRLHTRTPPRLYPGHGPAVDDPRATCRRLLRHRLDREERIRAAVAGGAETVDEVLAAAYEKDLTGVRELARATVRAHLVKLAVEDAVVWDGTLAEPA; encoded by the coding sequence ATGAGCGAAGACCACGCGACGATCCGACGAGTCCCCGTCGAGACCGGCTCGCCCAGCGGCGCGACGAACGCCTACCTCGTCGGGTCGGATCCGACGCTGCTGATCGATCCGGGCGCCCGGAGCGACGGCTTCGACGCCGCGCTGGCCGACCGAACGGTCGAACACGTCGCCGCGACCCACCACCACCGGGACCACGTCGGCGCTCTCGCCGACTACGCCCGCGCACACGACGCGACAATCTGGTGCCGCGCCGGCCGCGCGGACGACTTCGCAGCGGCGACCGGCGTCGAACCGGACCGGACGTTCCGCGAGGGGACAGTGATTCCCGCCGCCGACGGAGTCGAGGCCCTGGAACTGCCTGGCCACTCCCCGGAACACGTCGGGTTCGCCACCGGCGGCGGCGTGCTCGCCGGCGACCTGGTCGTCGCCGAGGGCAGCGTCGCCGTGGCCGCCCCGGAGGGCGACCTTCGGGCCTACTGCACCTCGCTGCGGCGCCTGCACACGAGGACGCCGCCGCGGCTCTATCCGGGCCACGGACCCGCCGTCGACGACCCGCGAGCGACCTGTCGACGACTGCTCCGGCACCGCCTCGACCGGGAGGAGCGGATCCGCGCGGCCGTCGCCGGCGGCGCCGAGACGGTCGACGAGGTGCTCGCGGCGGCCTACGAGAAGGACCTGACCGGTGTGCGAGAACTGGCGCGCGCGACCGTCCGCGCCCACCTGGTGAAGCTCGCCGTCGAGGACGCCGTCGTCTGGGACGGAACGCTCGCGGAGCCCGCGTGA